A window of the Cystobacter fuscus genome harbors these coding sequences:
- the lnt gene encoding apolipoprotein N-acyltransferase: protein MSRKKTAASRRREPLEADFAEQTSHVTVQPEDGQARARGRTLVLQALLSAALLALAAPPMDLWPLALVALVPLLWGLRDATPVQALAPAWLCGFVINLVGFRWGYALLDRFGHLPAWARVLALLVLAAYQASVFSLWAGLGNLLTRSARVPWLVALPLAVAVAEGVLPFLFPWNLAVTVWRAWPLLQVAELGGAPAVSALVVLINLTLLEAGLAFRRGRPLPRPVRVACGVVLAVVAAGLLRATHVAQARQAAPKVRVGIVQPNSGTITAEDRKHRGEQYLAPLRQATLELAHGGAELVVWPESAFPFLFDRQLTREYAPGHPWELRPGFSGTLLFGALSHTFGGARVHNSAVLVSPDGRITGLSDKRRLFPFGEYVPFAARFPEWARRVRARLPDSPDIEPGTQARLLVSGSLRIAPLLCYEDILPGAVHPLVRQGPNLLVTLANHAWFGDGDAPYQALALATLRGVEARRDLVRATSTGISSVGDALGRVQARTSLTREPGAPEVLVGEVALVELFALGPYLAPAFPFACALALVVLALLGRRAHSRADRV from the coding sequence ATGAGCAGGAAGAAGACAGCGGCCTCGCGGCGCCGCGAGCCACTCGAGGCGGACTTCGCGGAGCAGACCTCGCACGTCACGGTCCAGCCCGAGGACGGGCAGGCCCGCGCGCGCGGGCGCACGCTCGTCCTCCAGGCCCTGCTCTCCGCCGCGCTCCTCGCACTGGCGGCGCCGCCCATGGACCTGTGGCCTCTGGCGCTGGTGGCGCTGGTGCCTCTGCTGTGGGGGCTGCGCGACGCCACTCCGGTGCAGGCCCTGGCGCCCGCCTGGCTGTGCGGCTTCGTCATCAACCTCGTCGGCTTCCGCTGGGGCTACGCGCTGCTCGACCGTTTCGGCCACCTGCCGGCGTGGGCCCGCGTGCTGGCGCTGCTGGTGCTCGCCGCCTACCAGGCCAGCGTCTTCTCCCTCTGGGCGGGGCTGGGCAACCTCCTCACGCGCTCCGCCCGCGTGCCCTGGCTCGTCGCGCTGCCGCTGGCGGTGGCGGTGGCGGAGGGCGTGCTGCCCTTCCTCTTTCCCTGGAACCTCGCTGTCACCGTGTGGCGGGCGTGGCCGCTGCTGCAGGTGGCCGAGCTCGGTGGCGCGCCCGCGGTGTCCGCGCTGGTGGTGCTCATCAACCTCACCCTCCTGGAGGCGGGGTTGGCCTTCCGGCGCGGGCGTCCCCTGCCTCGTCCGGTACGGGTGGCGTGCGGGGTGGTGCTCGCGGTGGTGGCCGCCGGGCTGCTGCGGGCCACGCACGTGGCGCAGGCGCGCCAGGCGGCCCCCAAGGTGCGGGTGGGCATCGTCCAACCCAACTCCGGCACCATCACCGCCGAGGATCGCAAGCACCGGGGCGAGCAGTACCTGGCCCCCCTGCGCCAGGCCACCCTCGAGCTGGCGCATGGCGGCGCCGAGCTGGTGGTGTGGCCCGAGTCCGCCTTCCCCTTCCTCTTCGATCGGCAGCTCACCCGCGAGTACGCGCCCGGGCACCCCTGGGAGCTGCGGCCCGGCTTCTCCGGGACGCTCCTCTTCGGCGCGCTCAGCCACACCTTTGGTGGCGCGCGCGTGCACAACAGCGCCGTCCTGGTCTCGCCGGACGGCCGCATCACCGGGCTGTCCGACAAGCGCCGACTCTTCCCGTTCGGGGAATACGTCCCCTTCGCGGCTCGCTTCCCCGAGTGGGCGCGGCGGGTGCGGGCGCGGCTGCCGGACTCGCCCGACATCGAGCCGGGTACCCAGGCACGCCTGCTGGTGAGTGGCTCCCTGCGGATCGCCCCCCTCCTTTGTTATGAGGACATCCTCCCCGGCGCCGTCCATCCGCTGGTCCGCCAGGGGCCCAACCTCCTCGTCACCCTGGCCAATCATGCCTGGTTCGGGGATGGAGACGCGCCGTACCAGGCGCTCGCCCTGGCCACGCTGCGTGGTGTGGAGGCCCGGCGGGATCTGGTGCGCGCGACGAGCACCGGCATCAGCTCCGTGGGGGACGCGCTCGGGCGGGTGCAGGCGCGCACGTCCCTCACGCGGGAACCCGGAGCCCCCGAGGTGTTGGTGGGCGAGGTGGCCCTGGTGGAGCTCTTCGCGCTCGGGCCCTACCTGGCGCCAGCCTTTCCCTTCGCGTGTGCACTGGCACTGGTGGTGCTGGCGCTCCTCGGGCGCCGGGCACACTCCCGCGCGGACCGGGTCTAG
- a CDS encoding sialate O-acetylesterase produces the protein MLPGPSFRGLSSLALFATAMALPSLANAAPPENNSTAIVMGSTALTGIHDNEIFQRAGTKPDSVARISVKLTSTPSTATYTYYSISLLNGGNTRERVLSEGVYTGASLLDFSLATGNSRRKVRVSFYDASNIERLRWDSPGFSVGEVFMIAGQSNVGSHGDTEGTVVTANALHRAVDPTGATSWLPVTEPLAYTTASGGQYFGSPWASFADNLGSRLGVPVAVLNASWGGSALEYWDSTVTPATTRVKDLNGNPVVLFERLKLGASVLKRLTATRGQLQCGFRAVLWHQGESNSEREFTTDPNEPQQPSRTWYAARLKDLAQDFRDITGCTQPWMVASATWLAPHYRTGDGLSLATKWAAETEIRKGQRYLANREPVTSSEPVFLQGPDTDMLIGEDPTWTPPGPKAYRWDGIHMTRQGLNLHGRLWSERVAGMLGAGSVWVEKDLVPEVARAWNMFSTTLGRTPEEMNLDNEGLRYWVQVLTTNPGSATEAAIQSTLQGSDEFFIRDTFRRTVNRRPSGWEVYYWATEMSAGRTTRANLAFANRVGYENTLTPNGKRVFLLYVNVMGRTLPEITADTNGMDYWTRVLDDNPASEAAIAETFRTSAEYRVRTAFVKSKGRQPTLAELSTFIPKVTSPTTPTDAWLANDVWVNAAD, from the coding sequence ATGCTCCCTGGACCTTCCTTCCGCGGGCTCTCCTCGCTGGCACTGTTCGCCACCGCGATGGCCCTTCCCTCCCTGGCGAACGCGGCTCCGCCCGAAAACAACTCGACGGCCATCGTCATGGGCAGCACCGCGCTCACCGGCATTCATGACAACGAGATCTTCCAGCGCGCCGGAACGAAACCGGATTCCGTTGCGAGGATTTCCGTCAAGCTGACCTCGACACCGTCGACGGCCACCTACACGTACTATTCCATCTCCCTGCTGAACGGCGGCAACACGCGTGAACGCGTGCTGTCCGAAGGCGTCTACACGGGCGCCAGCCTGCTCGACTTCTCGCTCGCCACGGGCAATTCGCGCAGGAAGGTACGCGTATCGTTCTACGATGCCAGCAACATCGAACGCCTGCGCTGGGACAGCCCCGGCTTCTCCGTAGGGGAAGTGTTCATGATCGCCGGGCAGAGCAATGTCGGCAGCCATGGCGACACGGAAGGCACCGTGGTCACCGCGAACGCCCTGCACCGCGCGGTAGACCCGACGGGCGCGACTTCCTGGTTGCCGGTGACGGAACCGCTGGCCTACACGACCGCCAGCGGTGGCCAGTATTTCGGTTCACCCTGGGCGAGCTTCGCCGACAACCTGGGCAGCAGGCTCGGCGTGCCGGTTGCCGTGCTCAATGCCTCCTGGGGCGGTTCCGCGCTCGAGTACTGGGATTCCACGGTGACTCCGGCGACGACGCGGGTGAAGGATCTGAACGGCAATCCGGTGGTCTTGTTCGAGCGGCTGAAGTTGGGTGCGAGCGTGCTCAAGCGCCTGACGGCCACGCGAGGGCAACTCCAGTGTGGCTTCCGTGCCGTGCTGTGGCATCAGGGTGAAAGCAACTCGGAACGAGAGTTCACGACGGATCCAAACGAGCCACAACAACCCTCCAGGACCTGGTACGCGGCCAGACTGAAAGATCTCGCACAGGACTTTCGCGACATCACGGGGTGCACGCAACCCTGGATGGTGGCGAGTGCCACCTGGCTCGCGCCTCATTACCGCACAGGTGATGGACTGAGTCTCGCGACGAAGTGGGCAGCGGAGACTGAAATCCGCAAAGGCCAACGCTACCTGGCGAATCGCGAACCGGTGACGAGCAGTGAGCCCGTCTTCCTGCAGGGACCTGACACCGACATGCTCATCGGGGAGGATCCGACGTGGACTCCTCCCGGCCCCAAGGCCTATCGTTGGGATGGCATTCACATGACACGCCAGGGCCTGAACCTTCACGGGCGGCTGTGGTCCGAGCGCGTGGCGGGCATGCTGGGCGCGGGAAGCGTATGGGTGGAGAAAGACCTCGTGCCAGAGGTGGCCAGGGCCTGGAACATGTTCTCCACCACGTTGGGCCGCACGCCCGAGGAAATGAACCTCGACAATGAAGGCCTGCGCTACTGGGTACAGGTACTGACCACGAATCCTGGCAGCGCCACCGAAGCCGCCATCCAGTCGACTCTCCAGGGCTCGGACGAATTCTTCATCCGTGACACCTTCCGGCGGACAGTCAACCGCCGCCCATCGGGTTGGGAAGTGTACTACTGGGCCACCGAGATGAGCGCCGGACGCACCACGCGGGCCAACCTGGCATTCGCGAACCGGGTCGGTTACGAAAACACCCTGACGCCGAACGGCAAGAGAGTGTTCCTCCTGTACGTCAACGTCATGGGCCGCACGCTGCCGGAAATCACGGCCGACACCAACGGGATGGACTACTGGACCCGTGTGCTGGACGACAACCCGGCTTCCGAAGCGGCCATCGCGGAGACCTTCCGCACCAGCGCGGAATATCGCGTGCGCACCGCATTCGTGAAATCCAAGGGCCGTCAGCCGACCCTGGCGGAACTGAGCACCTTCATCCCGAAGGTGACGTCCCCCACCACGCCCACCGATGCCTGGCTGGCGAACGACGTGTGGGTCAACGCGGCGGATTGA
- a CDS encoding NBR1-Ig-like domain-containing protein has translation MKPPVTSLLLLVSLCLAAPSAFAGDSAVFVSQTVPTSLTTGEVRTVSVTMRNNGTTTWTRNGELGYKLGSQNPQDNYRWFYNRIYLDAGESVGPGQSKTFTFDITAPSTPGTYNFQWRMLQEKVAWFGDFSPNVTIQVAAPVPHNAQFVTQSVPTTLVAGQSASVSVTMKNIGTNVWTAAAGYKLGSQNPQDNLTWGIGRVDLAPQESIRPNEQKTFTFNITAPSTPGTYHFQWRMLQEDYIWFGDFSPNVAYPLPVTLCPGVSVVPDGLSDLGPSLQTCIDNTPSGGTLELPPGTYGLATQVRINKPFTLRTRGLENSAANCEEPGIHCAVLKALPSFNAKVGGFLAAEATQYVTFDHLILDGNRAARLGTTAASQCPLGSDNNRWGFNAKMGDCTFCRFTHSVSKNALCGTALEFRGNDGTITNSVFRSNGQNSVPGMWADGLTIHFSDRATVTHNTFVDNSDVALILGGGQNAVVTHNRISQPGQVAFAGLMLDNFNTPEWGNFTGAVVSDNTIDCSAARNCHFGIELGPHPWYMPPKNIQGGDVHGNSVYSARQGINVDGAGTTQAPLRLYGNTVTNEAPGSASFNCGVHSTSRLNINTADSVVDRNGDTTPMTTFEWHICP, from the coding sequence ATGAAACCACCCGTCACTTCCCTCTTGCTTCTCGTGAGCCTTTGCCTCGCCGCGCCCTCGGCCTTCGCGGGCGACAGCGCGGTCTTCGTGTCCCAGACCGTACCGACGTCGCTCACCACAGGTGAAGTCCGCACGGTCTCGGTGACCATGCGAAACAATGGCACCACGACCTGGACCCGAAACGGCGAGCTCGGATACAAACTGGGAAGCCAGAACCCCCAGGACAACTACCGGTGGTTCTACAACCGGATCTACCTCGATGCTGGCGAGTCGGTAGGCCCCGGTCAGTCAAAGACCTTCACCTTCGACATCACCGCGCCCTCGACCCCTGGCACCTACAACTTCCAGTGGCGGATGCTCCAGGAGAAGGTCGCCTGGTTCGGAGACTTCTCTCCGAACGTGACCATCCAGGTCGCGGCGCCGGTACCTCATAACGCCCAGTTCGTCACACAATCGGTGCCGACGACGCTCGTCGCCGGGCAGAGTGCTTCCGTGTCGGTGACGATGAAGAACATTGGCACGAACGTCTGGACGGCCGCCGCGGGCTATAAACTCGGGTCGCAGAACCCCCAGGACAACCTGACCTGGGGCATCGGCCGGGTGGACCTGGCGCCGCAAGAGTCGATCCGCCCGAACGAGCAGAAGACGTTTACCTTCAACATCACCGCGCCCTCGACCCCTGGCACCTACCACTTCCAGTGGCGGATGCTCCAGGAGGACTACATCTGGTTTGGAGACTTTTCTCCGAACGTCGCCTACCCGCTGCCGGTGACGCTCTGTCCCGGGGTCTCCGTGGTCCCGGATGGCCTGAGCGATCTGGGCCCGTCACTCCAGACATGCATCGACAACACTCCATCCGGCGGCACCCTCGAGCTGCCACCCGGCACCTACGGTCTTGCCACCCAGGTTCGGATCAACAAGCCGTTCACGCTGCGAACCCGAGGGCTCGAGAACTCGGCCGCCAACTGCGAGGAGCCTGGCATCCACTGCGCCGTGCTCAAGGCGCTTCCCTCCTTCAACGCCAAGGTCGGCGGCTTCCTCGCCGCCGAGGCGACCCAATACGTGACCTTCGACCACCTGATCCTGGACGGCAATCGCGCCGCCCGCCTCGGGACGACGGCCGCGTCGCAGTGCCCCCTGGGCTCGGACAACAACAGATGGGGCTTCAACGCGAAGATGGGCGATTGCACCTTCTGTCGCTTCACCCACAGCGTCAGCAAGAATGCACTCTGCGGCACCGCGCTCGAGTTTCGCGGCAATGACGGCACGATCACGAACAGCGTCTTCCGCTCCAACGGGCAGAACTCGGTCCCGGGGATGTGGGCGGACGGACTGACGATCCACTTCTCGGATCGCGCCACGGTCACCCACAACACCTTCGTCGACAACAGCGACGTGGCCCTGATCCTGGGTGGCGGCCAGAATGCCGTGGTCACCCACAACAGGATCAGCCAGCCCGGCCAGGTGGCCTTCGCCGGCCTGATGCTCGACAACTTCAACACCCCCGAGTGGGGCAACTTCACCGGTGCCGTGGTCAGTGACAATACGATTGACTGTTCGGCGGCCCGCAACTGCCACTTCGGAATCGAGCTCGGACCTCACCCCTGGTACATGCCGCCCAAGAACATCCAGGGCGGCGACGTGCACGGCAACAGTGTGTACTCCGCGCGGCAGGGGATCAACGTCGATGGGGCCGGCACGACGCAGGCGCCGCTCCGCCTCTACGGCAACACGGTCACCAACGAGGCGCCCGGATCGGCCAGCTTCAACTGTGGAGTCCACAGCACCTCGCGCCTCAACATCAATACCGCCGACTCGGTGGTGGACCGGAATGGAGACACCACGCCCATGACGACCTTCGAGTGGCACATCTGCCCGTAG
- a CDS encoding CHAT domain-containing tetratricopeptide repeat protein, whose protein sequence is MGRVLGWMTVVMLCCTAGAAVAEEVGDARLVEAQAAFDEAAKLKDAGSYPEALARAEHALALREAALGSTHPDFASCLHQVGDLYRRQGDLARAEPLLRRALAIREAALGENHPAVASSLNNLAILATAQGLYDRAEPLFQRALAIQEAIPDNNLLLASALNNLANLYSDKGLYDRAEPLLQRALALYEAAPGDNSHLVASALNNLAGLYLQQGLYDRAEPLYQRELTLQEESLGKNHPDVAYALNNLASLYLQQGSYGRAELLLQRALAIREAALGKNHPDLADSLNNLADLYINQGAYDRAGPLTQRALAIHEALFGEKHPGVADALRIQARLHMMQGLYGRAEPLFQRSLAISEAVFGKNHPNLELSLHDFALLRLAQHRLPEALPLFTRALAISEQRLRQETLGFSEARLALFLQQLRTTEQLLYSLVREHPRDARVRRLALGAVLLRKGRSIEETARISRSLYQRMGAEERDRLERLRGLRTQLATLWLAGPGSLTPADYQQRLDALASEGDALEADLAKRSAPLRARTRLPPPAEIVGQVAASLPRDGALVELIAYVDSPLGPQRGTPHSRRQGQLRYLALVLFPDTSTRALDLGPAAPIDLAATRLRDELARRDARFQTSAQALYRLAFRPLLPLLGNTRRLFISPDGQLGLVPFASLHDGHHFLLDSFDFTYLTSGRDLLPRLQDTPPSSSVFVLADPDFHASSRKLPVASSGNAPTLAGHSGPTGSFSSTPHADLAATPWASLPGTRQEAESIQRLLPQTQLLLGTEATKERLFHLPTPGVLHLATHGFFLEDAPVPEGYRGVVKFGALGEEARAPRPSDPLLRSGLILAGAPPRGPDDAPDAASPPPDSAPVTALELAGLNLWGTQLVVLSACDTGRGDVKLGQGVFGLRRAFVVAGAETVVMSLWKVNDETTRTLMEAYYRNLLAGLGRSTALREAMRSLRLTQAHPHYWAPFISVGSDAPLRALASPSQRTPDGTPARGR, encoded by the coding sequence ATGGGACGTGTGCTCGGGTGGATGACCGTCGTCATGCTCTGCTGTACAGCGGGAGCGGCGGTGGCGGAAGAGGTGGGGGATGCGCGGCTGGTGGAGGCGCAGGCCGCCTTCGACGAGGCGGCGAAGCTGAAAGACGCGGGCAGTTATCCCGAGGCCCTCGCACGTGCCGAGCATGCGCTCGCGCTGAGGGAGGCCGCGCTCGGGAGCACGCACCCGGACTTCGCCAGTTGCCTGCATCAGGTGGGGGACCTGTACCGGCGGCAAGGGGACCTGGCCCGCGCCGAGCCACTGCTTCGACGTGCGCTCGCCATCAGGGAAGCGGCTCTCGGCGAGAACCACCCCGCCGTCGCCTCCTCGCTCAACAACCTCGCCATCCTCGCCACCGCCCAGGGGTTGTATGACCGGGCCGAGCCCCTCTTCCAGCGCGCGCTCGCCATCCAGGAAGCGATCCCCGACAACAACCTCCTCCTCGCCTCCGCGCTCAACAACCTGGCCAACCTCTACTCGGACAAGGGGTTGTACGACCGGGCCGAGCCACTCCTGCAACGTGCGCTCGCCCTCTATGAAGCGGCCCCCGGCGACAACTCCCACCTCGTCGCCTCCGCGCTCAACAACCTGGCCGGACTCTACCTCCAACAGGGGTTGTACGACCGGGCCGAGCCGCTCTACCAGCGCGAGCTCACCCTCCAGGAAGAGTCCCTCGGCAAGAACCACCCCGACGTCGCCTACGCGCTCAACAACCTGGCCAGCCTCTACCTGCAACAGGGGTCGTATGGCCGGGCCGAGCTCCTCCTCCAACGCGCACTCGCCATCAGGGAAGCGGCCCTCGGCAAGAACCACCCCGACCTCGCCGACTCGCTCAACAACCTCGCCGACCTGTACATCAACCAGGGCGCGTACGACCGGGCCGGGCCACTCACCCAACGCGCACTCGCCATCCATGAAGCGCTCTTCGGCGAGAAACACCCCGGCGTCGCCGACGCACTCAGAATCCAGGCCAGACTCCACATGATGCAGGGGTTGTACGGCCGGGCCGAGCCACTCTTCCAGCGCTCCCTCGCCATCTCCGAAGCGGTCTTCGGCAAGAACCACCCCAACCTCGAGCTCTCGCTCCACGACTTCGCCCTCCTCCGGTTGGCGCAGCATCGCCTTCCCGAGGCCCTGCCGCTGTTCACGCGCGCACTCGCCATCTCCGAGCAGCGCCTGCGCCAGGAGACGCTCGGCTTCTCCGAAGCACGCCTGGCCCTCTTCCTCCAACAGCTACGCACGACCGAGCAGTTGCTCTACTCCCTGGTGCGCGAGCATCCACGGGACGCCCGCGTCCGGCGCCTGGCCCTCGGCGCCGTGCTGCTGCGCAAGGGCCGCTCCATCGAGGAGACCGCCCGCATCTCCCGCAGTCTCTACCAGCGCATGGGAGCCGAGGAGCGCGACCGCCTCGAGAGGCTACGCGGCCTGCGCACCCAACTGGCCACCCTCTGGCTCGCGGGCCCCGGCTCACTCACCCCGGCGGACTACCAACAGCGCCTCGATGCCCTCGCCAGCGAGGGCGATGCCCTCGAAGCCGACCTCGCCAAACGCTCCGCGCCCCTGCGTGCGCGCACCCGCCTTCCACCCCCCGCGGAGATCGTCGGACAGGTGGCCGCCTCCCTCCCCAGGGACGGCGCCCTCGTCGAGCTCATCGCCTACGTGGACAGCCCCCTCGGCCCCCAGCGCGGCACCCCTCATTCGAGGCGTCAGGGACAGCTCCGCTACCTGGCGCTGGTGCTCTTCCCCGATACCTCCACCCGTGCCTTGGATCTCGGTCCCGCGGCGCCCATCGACCTCGCCGCCACTCGCCTGCGCGATGAGCTCGCACGCCGTGACGCTCGATTCCAGACCTCCGCCCAGGCCCTCTACCGGCTCGCCTTCCGGCCCCTGCTGCCCCTGTTGGGCAACACCCGCCGCCTCTTCATCTCTCCCGACGGACAGCTGGGCCTCGTCCCCTTCGCCTCACTCCACGACGGCCACCACTTCCTCCTCGACTCCTTCGACTTCACCTACCTCACCTCCGGCAGGGACCTCCTGCCTCGTCTCCAGGACACGCCCCCCTCGTCCTCCGTCTTCGTCCTCGCCGACCCGGACTTCCACGCGTCATCCCGAAAGCTCCCCGTGGCTTCGTCCGGCAACGCCCCCACGCTGGCCGGGCACTCCGGCCCCACCGGGAGCTTCTCGTCCACTCCGCACGCGGACCTCGCCGCTACCCCGTGGGCGTCCCTGCCGGGCACTCGCCAGGAAGCCGAGAGCATTCAACGCCTGCTCCCCCAGACCCAGCTCCTCCTCGGCACCGAGGCCACCAAGGAGCGGCTGTTCCACCTGCCCACGCCCGGCGTGCTGCACCTGGCCACCCACGGCTTCTTCCTCGAGGACGCTCCCGTGCCCGAGGGCTACAGGGGCGTGGTCAAATTCGGTGCGCTGGGCGAAGAGGCCCGCGCGCCGCGTCCCTCCGACCCGTTGCTGCGCTCGGGCCTGATTCTCGCGGGCGCCCCCCCCAGGGGGCCTGACGACGCCCCGGACGCGGCCAGCCCGCCACCTGACAGCGCGCCGGTGACGGCCCTGGAGTTGGCCGGCCTCAACCTGTGGGGCACCCAGCTCGTGGTGCTGTCCGCGTGCGACACCGGGCGAGGCGACGTGAAGCTGGGCCAGGGCGTCTTCGGCCTGCGCCGCGCTTTCGTCGTGGCGGGAGCGGAGACGGTGGTGATGAGCCTGTGGAAGGTGAACGACGAGACGACCCGGACCCTCATGGAGGCCTACTACCGCAACCTGCTCGCGGGGCTGGGCAGATCCACGGCCCTGCGCGAGGCCATGCGCTCCTTGCGCCTGACCCAGGCCCATCCCCACTACTGGGCACCCTTCATCTCCGTGGGCAGCGATGCGCCCCTGCGCGCCCTGGCCTCTCCCTCCCAGCGAACCCCTGACGGGACGCCCGCGCGGGGACGGTGA
- a CDS encoding ADYC domain-containing protein: MNAMKKFPLICLLLQLPALAWAGAPASATSVHEAERYARRCQSQAAYRIARPQGTMLWGTKRDWDTEKVTEERSSVLVSAELAPLRQADVGVKALRLEGGHLVASPSPEAGGVTSGVVGTVLHATDSHGRRVEVAICGAEPSPEDPGMVFYRIEAWNAVAQEWENPCVALDRVTDSRALAVSGSWDASGAHHEDPGKLTFACQNGAIAKCILWGYKPWVSRDGQPLSGLHQACTRMARADYCGNGRSHTHQDTTIDMYDRLGLILRTTEASEEWDPARASFEAAWAPDGATCLARTRDGRAMETILQECPNRFQKGAVAELGGGDRCAVRRADVDPGSALLRNLSYGGPKGTTAPVQGR; this comes from the coding sequence ATGAACGCGATGAAGAAGTTTCCGCTGATCTGCCTGTTGCTTCAGCTCCCCGCCCTGGCGTGGGCCGGCGCTCCGGCATCCGCGACGTCCGTGCACGAAGCCGAGCGCTACGCGCGCCGGTGTCAGTCCCAGGCCGCCTACCGCATCGCCAGGCCCCAGGGGACGATGTTGTGGGGCACCAAGCGGGACTGGGACACCGAGAAGGTGACCGAGGAGCGCAGCAGCGTGCTCGTCTCGGCCGAGCTCGCGCCCCTGCGTCAGGCGGATGTCGGGGTGAAGGCGCTGCGGCTCGAGGGCGGGCACCTGGTGGCCTCTCCCTCCCCGGAGGCAGGGGGGGTCACCAGCGGTGTCGTCGGCACCGTGCTCCATGCCACCGACAGTCACGGCAGGCGCGTGGAGGTGGCCATCTGCGGCGCCGAGCCCTCCCCCGAGGATCCTGGAATGGTCTTCTACCGCATCGAGGCCTGGAACGCGGTGGCCCAGGAATGGGAGAACCCCTGTGTCGCCTTGGACCGCGTGACCGACTCCCGCGCCCTCGCGGTGAGCGGCTCCTGGGACGCCAGCGGGGCTCACCATGAGGACCCGGGCAAGCTCACCTTCGCCTGTCAGAACGGCGCCATCGCCAAGTGCATCCTCTGGGGCTACAAGCCCTGGGTCAGCCGCGACGGGCAGCCGCTGTCCGGCCTCCATCAGGCCTGCACCCGTATGGCGCGTGCGGACTATTGCGGCAATGGCCGGAGCCACACGCATCAGGATACCACCATCGACATGTACGATCGGCTCGGGTTGATCCTGCGGACGACCGAGGCCTCGGAGGAATGGGATCCCGCGAGGGCCTCCTTCGAGGCGGCGTGGGCACCCGACGGGGCCACCTGCCTGGCGCGCACCCGTGATGGTCGTGCCATGGAGACGATCCTCCAGGAGTGTCCCAACCGTTTCCAGAAGGGCGCGGTGGCCGAGCTGGGCGGAGGCGATCGCTGCGCGGTGCGTCGGGCGGACGTCGACCCCGGGTCCGCGCTGCTGCGGAACCTGTCGTATGGAGGCCCGAAAGGCACCACCGCTCCCGTCCAGGGCCGGTGA
- a CDS encoding sigma-70 family RNA polymerase sigma factor, translating to MDEVRELVGTFLAHTKVRFVPPTEAEAVVLDQVLIRAWEDARAQWPSVVLPAEPFVLHLAERLPEANPHGPIAPLFARMSLAELYLTCACLQGLASAQEAFERNYLARLPEKLRGLKQPEAIIDDVCQITRVKLLVATPESAPRIGEYTGRGALLNWVLVTAGRIATRLRAAEKPAPEQDAEELLKALPGQGVDPELDVMKRRHHAEFRQALREASSTLSADERHLLRLHFADRLSTYELASLFRVNQSTISRWLKSARQRVYEETRSRLKARLGLSTLGFKSFLAFVDSQLDLSLSQLLDDKGTEAPPAGTPPEDG from the coding sequence ATGGATGAGGTGCGAGAACTGGTCGGGACATTTCTCGCGCACACGAAGGTGCGCTTCGTTCCCCCCACGGAGGCGGAGGCCGTCGTGCTCGACCAGGTGCTCATCCGCGCCTGGGAGGATGCTCGCGCGCAGTGGCCAAGCGTGGTGCTCCCCGCGGAGCCGTTCGTGCTCCACCTCGCCGAGCGGCTGCCCGAGGCGAATCCCCACGGCCCCATCGCGCCGCTCTTCGCCAGGATGTCCCTGGCGGAACTCTACCTCACGTGTGCGTGTCTTCAGGGCCTTGCCTCCGCCCAGGAGGCGTTCGAACGGAACTACCTGGCCAGGCTGCCGGAGAAGCTCCGGGGTCTCAAGCAACCCGAAGCGATCATCGACGACGTCTGCCAGATAACGCGCGTGAAGCTCCTGGTCGCCACTCCCGAGAGCGCACCCAGGATTGGAGAATACACGGGGCGAGGCGCGCTGCTGAACTGGGTGCTCGTCACCGCGGGTCGCATCGCCACCCGGCTGAGGGCCGCCGAGAAGCCCGCGCCCGAGCAGGACGCGGAAGAACTCCTCAAGGCGCTGCCGGGGCAAGGGGTCGACCCGGAGCTGGATGTCATGAAGCGGCGCCACCATGCCGAGTTCCGCCAGGCCCTGCGCGAAGCCTCCTCCACGCTCTCGGCCGACGAGCGCCACCTGCTCCGCCTCCACTTCGCCGATCGCCTCTCGACGTACGAGCTGGCCTCGCTCTTTCGCGTCAATCAATCGACCATCTCCCGCTGGTTGAAGAGCGCACGGCAGAGGGTCTACGAGGAGACCCGCTCCCGCCTGAAGGCACGTCTGGGCCTGTCCACCCTGGGCTTCAAGAGCTTCCTGGCCTTCGTCGACAGCCAGTTGGACCTGAGCCTCAGTCAGCTCCTGGACGACAAGGGCACCGAGGCGCCTCCAGCCGGGACTCCGCCAGAGGACGGCTGA